In a single window of the Veillonella sp. genome:
- the cbiT gene encoding precorrin-6Y C5,15-methyltransferase (decarboxylating) subunit CbiT, whose translation MRHFFGIPDEEFIRGDVPMTKCEIRKAVMNEARIEEDSIVLDVGAGTGSISIEAALAAPKGHVYAIERFDKGIDLINENMKKFNVNNMTVIKSKAPEGMEELPELDAVIIGGSAGGMTGIMDETQRLLKIGGRLVVTAVTMETGYTILKELKGRPFTYEGYQMSISRYRKAGPYHLLDPLSPIFIVSATRIAEGE comes from the coding sequence ATGAGACATTTTTTTGGAATTCCTGATGAGGAATTTATCCGCGGCGACGTGCCGATGACAAAATGCGAGATTCGCAAAGCCGTTATGAACGAGGCACGCATCGAGGAAGATAGCATCGTCCTTGACGTTGGTGCTGGTACGGGCTCTATTTCTATTGAAGCAGCCTTAGCAGCTCCTAAAGGGCATGTATATGCGATTGAGCGCTTTGATAAAGGCATCGACCTTATCAATGAAAATATGAAAAAGTTCAATGTAAATAATATGACGGTTATCAAGTCCAAAGCTCCTGAAGGCATGGAAGAATTGCCTGAGCTTGATGCGGTTATCATCGGCGGTAGCGCTGGCGGTATGACAGGCATCATGGATGAGACGCAGCGTCTTTTAAAAATAGGCGGACGTCTAGTTGTAACAGCTGTAACAATGGAAACTGGTTATACAATCCTTAAAGAGTTGAAAGGTCGTCCTTTCACCTATGAAGGCTACCAAATGTCCATCAGCCGTTACCGTAAGGCTGGCCCATATCATTTGTTAGACCCATTGAGTCCAATTTTCATTGTATCTGCAACGCGTATCGCAGAAGGAGAGTAA
- the cbiE gene encoding precorrin-6y C5,15-methyltransferase (decarboxylating) subunit CbiE, which yields MAHTLYIVGIGPGNPDYVVPKGLNLIKHATVLVGSERSLEDFQEPGQITYPVTGKLSLLAEQIEHELNNHDVVVMVSGDTGYYSLLPYLKKKFPANPIEVVPGISSMTFAFARLNEVWHDADLMSFHGRQPAPEKLVYEAGKKMGFLTDPEYNPAHIARILIDAGWPKETRAAALERLSYDDEKIVDSTLEVLTELEGFGHSVMVVLG from the coding sequence ATGGCACATACCTTGTATATCGTAGGCATTGGTCCAGGTAATCCTGATTATGTGGTACCTAAAGGCCTTAATTTAATTAAACATGCTACAGTATTGGTAGGCAGTGAACGGTCCTTAGAGGACTTTCAGGAGCCTGGCCAAATTACATATCCTGTAACAGGCAAGCTTAGCTTACTGGCTGAGCAAATTGAGCATGAGCTCAACAATCATGACGTTGTAGTTATGGTGAGTGGTGATACAGGCTACTATAGCTTGTTGCCATATTTAAAGAAGAAATTCCCTGCCAATCCTATTGAGGTTGTGCCAGGCATTAGTTCTATGACCTTTGCTTTTGCACGACTCAATGAAGTGTGGCATGATGCGGATTTAATGAGCTTTCACGGTCGCCAACCGGCGCCTGAAAAACTCGTGTATGAAGCAGGTAAAAAGATGGGGTTCTTAACGGATCCTGAATATAATCCAGCGCATATTGCGCGTATTTTAATAGATGCAGGTTGGCCAAAAGAAACGAGAGCAGCAGCCCTTGAGCGCTTGAGCTATGATGATGAAAAAATTGTAGACTCCACGTTAGAGGTATTAACTGAGCTTGAAGGCTTTGGTCATTCTGTAATGGTGGTACTAGGATGA
- the cbiD gene encoding cobalt-precorrin-5B (C(1))-methyltransferase CbiD yields MRVEDMKGGYTTGSCATAGMKAGLLALLDKNIVDQVVIENPQGQYIEVPIKAVEVLSDTEAKVTVMKDGGDDPDVTHGNDVETTVSLDDSGELRFRAGFGVGTVTKPGLAMPPGEPAINPGPRAMMKIVFDEHCVHGQGVTVTVSVPNGMVLAKKTLNHTLGIEGGISIIGTTGIVKPMSEEGFKNSLVPQLRVMKANGCETAVLVPGRIGQDLAEQVLGIHKNQMAETSNFIGFMLEKAVEIGFKRILIIGHIGKLIKLASGSFHTHNRMSDGRMESIVAYAALEGASQAVCEELFNCQTTESTFPILEREGLTGVYQRVVDRASLRSERYIANEAEVGIIITTLKGEILAMDKHAKEIGELEQWHIPCIS; encoded by the coding sequence ATGAGAGTAGAGGACATGAAGGGTGGCTATACCACAGGTTCATGTGCTACGGCAGGTATGAAAGCTGGTTTATTGGCCCTCTTAGATAAGAATATCGTGGACCAAGTGGTCATTGAAAATCCTCAAGGTCAGTATATTGAGGTGCCTATTAAAGCCGTAGAGGTACTATCTGATACAGAGGCTAAGGTAACCGTTATGAAGGATGGTGGCGATGATCCGGATGTAACGCATGGCAATGATGTGGAAACAACGGTGTCCCTTGATGATAGTGGTGAACTACGATTCCGAGCGGGCTTTGGCGTTGGAACGGTAACAAAACCGGGCCTTGCTATGCCGCCAGGAGAACCAGCCATCAATCCAGGACCTCGGGCAATGATGAAAATCGTCTTTGACGAGCATTGTGTTCATGGTCAAGGTGTAACGGTAACAGTAAGCGTGCCAAATGGTATGGTTCTAGCTAAGAAGACGTTAAATCATACACTCGGTATCGAAGGTGGTATTTCTATTATTGGAACCACTGGTATCGTTAAGCCCATGAGTGAAGAAGGGTTCAAAAATTCCTTAGTGCCTCAGCTAAGAGTGATGAAAGCCAATGGCTGTGAAACAGCTGTTCTCGTGCCTGGCCGTATTGGTCAAGATTTAGCCGAACAAGTACTCGGTATTCATAAGAACCAAATGGCAGAAACTAGTAACTTTATTGGCTTTATGCTTGAAAAGGCCGTTGAAATTGGCTTCAAGCGTATCTTGATCATCGGTCATATTGGTAAGCTAATAAAACTAGCTAGTGGTAGTTTCCACACACACAATCGCATGAGTGATGGCCGCATGGAAAGTATCGTGGCCTATGCTGCTTTAGAAGGGGCATCCCAAGCGGTGTGTGAAGAGTTATTTAATTGCCAAACCACAGAGTCTACGTTCCCTATTTTGGAGCGTGAAGGACTGACTGGTGTATACCAACGCGTTGTAGATCGTGCATCTTTGCGTAGTGAGCGATATATTGCTAACGAAGCAGAGGTAGGTATCATCATTACCACCTTAAAAGGTGAGATTTTGGCAATGGATAAGCATGCGAAAGAGATAGGAGAGCTTGAACAATGGCACATACCTTGTATATCGTAG
- a CDS encoding YajQ family cyclic di-GMP-binding protein produces MAKDCSFDVVSEVDMQEVDNAVNQAKKEIGTRYDFRGSKAEISLEGDTIKIIGDDEYKLNAIIDVLKGKMVKRNVAIKNLDYGKVEPAAGATVRQVITIKKGITKENAKEVVKAIKNMKLKVQASIQEDQVRVSGKDKDDLQAVIQMLKQLDIPVELQFVNFRS; encoded by the coding sequence ATGGCCAAAGATTGTTCCTTTGACGTTGTGTCCGAAGTGGATATGCAGGAAGTAGATAATGCGGTAAACCAAGCAAAAAAAGAGATTGGTACACGTTATGATTTCCGTGGCTCTAAAGCGGAAATTAGTCTTGAAGGCGACACTATCAAAATCATCGGTGATGATGAATATAAATTAAATGCCATTATCGATGTTTTAAAAGGCAAAATGGTTAAACGTAATGTAGCAATTAAAAATCTTGACTACGGTAAGGTTGAACCAGCAGCGGGTGCCACAGTTCGCCAAGTGATTACTATTAAAAAAGGTATTACTAAAGAAAATGCTAAAGAAGTAGTAAAAGCAATTAAAAATATGAAGCTTAAGGTACAAGCATCTATCCAAGAGGATCAAGTGCGCGTATCTGGTAAGGATAAAGATGATTTGCAAGCAGTTATCCAAATGTTAAAACAATTGGATATCCCTGTAGAATTGCAATTCGTTAACTTCCGTTCCTAA
- a CDS encoding WG repeat-containing protein codes for MKLNKKSLLVACVLATMSTSAFAATTTISTSSKTVTNQDTPTSTSTRVTSEKHSTTVSTSTTNTTAKSSSHSSSTSVGVGVGIGRFDTFVPISGAVKEPPAGVKKAMKVLKDDSLLQQGYLGLVKEKGKWGIVGTNGQVVLAPAYKSLDASSKKDGTFFVEEGKNKISHIKGDGTVLESGKEAQEALYSSLNEKNTAVKELNDFDPKTVSQSYPSDSYVAFTEKGKLGFKDANGNVVIQPQFKALSDVETKFSEDRAFVKANGKTVAIDGKGTVLFNAPSNEVYPYKNGLAEFRRKVSHFGLGGILGLVGMGYFYNHGGVYLDGLGGLVDDGMKRGYIDRNGAVVIDSKNDYVYPMEEHGTLVRNEGKLGFMNRQGQYVIQPGNYEAGTIDVNNVLLTLKNKDTNKYGIFDMETGKQEVPFKYDIIEFVGEHEMSVTNDTNRYVVDMATGRVIYKGDKSMNVKTFLGDTYTWVYNKEGNYKILSLDGTVTETPVMKDISGTGSFSHGYSPVKIKGKWGIINSKGELVVQPTYDEITIL; via the coding sequence ATGAAATTGAATAAGAAATCCTTATTAGTCGCTTGTGTGTTGGCGACTATGTCTACAAGTGCTTTTGCAGCAACTACAACAATATCCACTAGTAGTAAAACTGTGACAAATCAAGATACACCGACATCTACAAGTACGCGTGTAACTAGTGAGAAACATAGTACTACTGTATCTACATCTACAACAAATACTACAGCAAAATCTTCTAGCCACTCTAGCAGTACATCTGTTGGCGTTGGCGTGGGTATTGGCCGATTCGATACGTTTGTACCAATCTCTGGTGCTGTTAAGGAGCCACCAGCAGGTGTAAAAAAAGCTATGAAGGTATTAAAGGACGACTCCTTACTACAACAAGGCTATTTAGGTCTTGTAAAAGAGAAGGGCAAATGGGGGATTGTAGGTACTAATGGTCAAGTTGTACTTGCGCCAGCCTATAAATCCTTAGACGCATCAAGTAAGAAGGATGGTACGTTCTTTGTTGAGGAAGGTAAAAATAAAATCTCTCATATTAAAGGCGATGGTACTGTATTAGAATCTGGTAAAGAAGCGCAAGAAGCTTTATATAGCAGCCTTAATGAGAAGAATACAGCTGTTAAAGAGTTAAATGATTTTGATCCTAAAACTGTTAGTCAAAGCTATCCGAGTGATTCTTATGTAGCTTTCACAGAAAAAGGTAAATTAGGATTTAAAGATGCTAATGGCAATGTAGTAATTCAGCCTCAATTTAAAGCACTATCTGATGTAGAAACTAAATTTAGTGAGGACCGTGCCTTTGTAAAAGCCAATGGTAAAACTGTTGCTATTGATGGTAAAGGTACTGTATTATTTAATGCTCCATCTAATGAAGTATATCCATATAAAAATGGCTTGGCTGAATTCCGTCGTAAGGTAAGTCACTTTGGCCTTGGTGGTATTCTAGGTCTTGTAGGTATGGGCTACTTCTATAATCACGGTGGCGTATATCTTGATGGCCTTGGTGGTCTTGTAGATGATGGTATGAAACGTGGTTATATTGATCGTAATGGTGCTGTTGTAATCGACAGTAAGAACGATTATGTATATCCTATGGAAGAACATGGTACCTTGGTTCGTAATGAAGGTAAATTAGGCTTTATGAATCGTCAAGGTCAATATGTAATTCAACCTGGTAATTATGAAGCTGGCACGATTGATGTAAACAATGTATTGTTAACGTTGAAAAACAAAGATACTAATAAATATGGTATTTTTGATATGGAAACAGGCAAACAAGAGGTACCGTTTAAATACGATATTATCGAGTTTGTAGGCGAACATGAAATGTCTGTTACTAATGACACCAATCGTTATGTAGTAGATATGGCTACAGGTCGTGTGATCTATAAAGGCGATAAATCTATGAACGTAAAAACTTTCCTTGGTGATACATATACTTGGGTATATAACAAAGAAGGTAATTATAAGATTCTATCCCTTGATGGTACAGTGACAGAAACTCCAGTTATGAAAGATATTTCTGGTACTGGTAGCTTCTCTCATGGTTATAGCCCTGTAAAAATCAAAGGTAAGTGGGGGATTATCAACTCTAAAGGCGAGTTAGTAGTTCAACCTACATATGATGAAATTACAATTTTATAA